Proteins found in one Candidatus Cloacimonadota bacterium genomic segment:
- a CDS encoding pyridoxal-phosphate dependent enzyme: MKTKEQILENTIKRCKKKHIIIPTYKQMRNPELIPEKIKNKLKNIGLWDLNSLNLFRITWKNEPIKFGGGFGGVNYIELPSELTGVKARILMLIGKFFPTGSHKVGATFGPLVEKLVSGKFDPTTQKALWPSTGNYCRGGAYDSYLLGCQSIAILPEMMSQERFDWLRKIGAEVYATPGCESNVKEIYDKAKELCHAKPDEIVNLNQFNEIGNALWHYAVTGPAMEEVFNKEKRERDKFSALFLTQGSAGTLGCADYLRKLYPRFKVCAGEALQCPTLLYNGYGGHRIEGIGDKHVPWIHNVKNMDMVADIDDEPNMHIMRLFNEQAGKKFLIEDKKIDAKLVNKLDLLGISSIANLMGAIKMAKYYEMNGNDVILTVATDSMEMYLSRLIEEREKFGEYNHEKAAICFDADLMGITIDNMIEMTYYDKRRMHNLKYFTWIEQQGKTLDELNAQWYDENYWKNQFAKVNKWDEEINEFNERTGLLKEYE; encoded by the coding sequence ATGAAAACGAAAGAACAAATACTTGAAAATACAATAAAACGATGTAAGAAAAAACATATAATTATTCCTACATATAAACAGATGCGTAATCCAGAATTAATTCCAGAAAAAATAAAAAATAAATTAAAAAATATTGGTTTATGGGATTTGAATTCTTTAAATCTTTTCCGAATTACCTGGAAAAATGAACCGATAAAATTCGGAGGTGGTTTTGGTGGAGTTAACTATATTGAATTGCCTTCAGAATTAACTGGAGTTAAAGCACGAATTCTTATGTTGATTGGGAAATTTTTCCCAACAGGTTCTCATAAAGTTGGAGCTACTTTCGGTCCCCTTGTAGAAAAACTTGTAAGTGGTAAATTTGACCCTACAACACAGAAAGCTCTCTGGCCATCAACTGGAAATTATTGTCGTGGTGGAGCTTATGATTCTTATCTTCTTGGGTGCCAATCAATTGCTATCTTGCCAGAAATGATGTCCCAAGAACGATTTGACTGGTTGCGTAAAATCGGAGCAGAAGTTTATGCTACTCCCGGTTGTGAAAGTAATGTTAAAGAAATTTACGATAAAGCAAAAGAATTATGTCATGCCAAACCAGACGAGATTGTGAACCTGAACCAATTCAATGAGATTGGAAATGCACTCTGGCATTATGCTGTTACAGGTCCAGCAATGGAAGAAGTATTCAACAAGGAAAAACGAGAAAGAGATAAATTCAGTGCGTTGTTTTTGACACAAGGTTCAGCAGGAACATTAGGATGTGCGGATTATCTTAGAAAGCTATATCCGAGATTTAAAGTTTGTGCCGGAGAAGCTCTTCAATGCCCAACCTTACTTTATAATGGATATGGAGGTCATCGCATTGAAGGAATAGGCGATAAACATGTTCCCTGGATTCATAATGTAAAAAATATGGATATGGTTGCCGATATAGATGATGAACCAAATATGCACATTATGAGGTTGTTCAATGAACAGGCAGGAAAGAAATTTCTAATAGAAGATAAAAAAATTGATGCCAAGTTAGTGAACAAACTTGACCTTTTAGGAATTTCATCTATCGCAAATTTAATGGGTGCAATCAAAATGGCAAAATATTACGAAATGAATGGAAATGATGTTATATTGACTGTTGCTACCGATTCAATGGAAATGTACCTATCCCGCTTAATTGAAGAAAGAGAAAAGTTTGGTGAATACAATCACGAAAAGGCGGCTATCTGTTTTGATGCCGATTTAATGGGAATTACCATTGATAATATGATAGAAATGACTTATTATGATAAAAGGCGTATGCATAATCTGAAATATTTTACATGGATTGAACAACAAGGTAAAACCCTTGATGAATTGAATGCTCAGTGGTATGATGAAAATTATTGGAAGAATCAATTTGCAAAGGTTAATAAATGGGATGAAGAAATCAATGAATTTAATGAACGAACCGGTTTGTTGAAAGAGTATGAATAA
- the arcC gene encoding carbamate kinase, protein MENDNRKLVVIALGGNAIKQANERGTAKEQFANVAITCEQLVKINAMGYKLIITHGNGPQAGNLLIQQEEGNKLVPAQPMDVVGAMTQGQIGYMFQNTLQNYFRQKGKDIPIVTVITQVLVREDDPDFDDPTKPVGPFYTKEKALELKEKKGYAVKKVKPNGEKNWRRVVPSPEPYGIVESDCIQALVDAHAIVIASGGGGIPVMEKSDGTLVGLEAVIDKDKAGNELAQSVNADIYLILTDVENAYINFGKPDEKALGKITVAEAEKYLEEGHFLAGSMGPKVTAAIRFIKGGGERAIITSLKNAVDALQGKTGTRIVK, encoded by the coding sequence ATGGAAAATGATAATAGGAAATTAGTAGTTATTGCACTTGGCGGAAATGCGATAAAACAAGCAAATGAAAGAGGAACTGCCAAAGAGCAATTTGCAAATGTTGCAATCACCTGTGAGCAACTTGTAAAAATAAATGCAATGGGATATAAATTAATCATTACACACGGAAATGGACCTCAGGCAGGTAACCTTCTTATTCAGCAGGAAGAGGGAAATAAACTTGTTCCGGCACAACCGATGGATGTCGTGGGAGCTATGACTCAAGGTCAAATTGGATATATGTTCCAGAATACACTGCAAAACTATTTTAGGCAAAAAGGTAAAGACATTCCAATAGTTACTGTAATAACACAGGTATTGGTGAGAGAAGATGACCCTGATTTTGATGATCCCACCAAACCTGTTGGTCCTTTTTATACTAAAGAAAAGGCTTTAGAATTAAAAGAAAAAAAAGGCTATGCTGTAAAAAAAGTCAAGCCAAATGGAGAAAAAAACTGGAGACGAGTTGTTCCTTCACCTGAACCTTATGGTATTGTTGAATCAGACTGCATACAGGCGTTAGTGGATGCACATGCAATTGTTATCGCATCAGGTGGCGGTGGTATTCCAGTGATGGAAAAATCCGACGGAACTTTAGTCGGTCTGGAAGCGGTTATTGATAAGGATAAAGCAGGAAATGAACTTGCTCAATCTGTTAATGCAGATATCTATTTGATTTTAACTGATGTAGAAAATGCATATATAAATTTTGGCAAACCAGACGAAAAAGCTTTGGGGAAGATAACCGTTGCAGAAGCAGAAAAATATCTTGAAGAAGGACATTTCCTCGCCGGAAGTATGGGACCCAAAGTAACTGCTGCTATCAGATTTATAAAAGGTGGTGGAGAAAGAGCAATAATTACTTCTCTTAAAAATGCTGTTGATGCTCTCCAAGGTAAAACAGGAACGAGGATTGTTAAATAG
- a CDS encoding ornithine carbamoyltransferase: protein MLIDLTGRDIICTQELSISEIEAILKLAKKMKSDRFGKKYNELLKDKTFLMFFYNPSLRTRISFEAAATELGGHAQFLEPAAMRLRKTKGGIEVQAGETIEDVAKVLDRYCCGMGIRILETSVENYGEGDALLREYAKYMNAPVINMADDKYHPCQGLADVMGMREHKGNLNGKTILMTWAHSALARSYCSVHENLLITSRLGMNVRLAFPKGYDLPEEKIAKVKANCKANGKTFDICNSPDEAYSNDVEFVYSRNWFGPDFYEIGKQAEIDRASKMTNWICTEERMKGTNNGLFIHPMPVDRGKEVTDEVASGHRSIIIDIAENRLHIQKAIMAMTIAGMKVKI from the coding sequence ATGTTAATTGATCTAACAGGAAGAGATATAATATGCACCCAGGAACTTTCCATATCAGAAATTGAAGCAATTTTGAAATTAGCGAAGAAAATGAAATCAGATAGGTTCGGGAAAAAATATAATGAGCTCCTAAAAGATAAAACTTTTCTGATGTTTTTCTACAATCCATCTTTAAGAACCCGCATCTCTTTTGAAGCTGCTGCAACAGAGCTAGGTGGTCATGCACAATTTTTGGAACCAGCAGCAATGAGATTGAGAAAAACTAAAGGTGGCATTGAAGTTCAAGCAGGTGAGACCATAGAAGATGTTGCAAAGGTACTTGATAGATACTGTTGTGGAATGGGAATTAGAATTCTGGAGACCTCTGTAGAAAATTATGGTGAGGGTGATGCTCTTCTCAGAGAATATGCAAAATATATGAACGCTCCTGTCATTAATATGGCTGATGATAAGTATCATCCCTGCCAGGGTCTTGCAGATGTGATGGGAATGAGGGAGCACAAAGGAAACCTTAACGGAAAGACAATTCTTATGACCTGGGCTCATAGTGCCTTGGCTCGTTCGTATTGTTCAGTTCATGAAAATCTTTTAATTACTTCTCGCTTGGGAATGAATGTCCGATTAGCTTTTCCAAAAGGTTATGACCTTCCCGAAGAAAAGATAGCAAAAGTAAAAGCAAATTGCAAAGCTAATGGGAAGACATTTGATATTTGCAACAGTCCTGATGAAGCTTATTCAAATGATGTGGAATTTGTTTATTCTCGTAACTGGTTCGGACCTGATTTTTATGAAATAGGTAAACAAGCAGAAATAGACAGAGCAAGTAAAATGACAAACTGGATATGCACAGAAGAGCGGATGAAAGGGACCAATAATGGTTTGTTTATTCATCCAATGCCTGTTGATAGGGGAAAAGAAGTTACTGATGAGGTTGCAAGTGGACATAGGTCTATCATAATTGATATTGCTGAAAATCGTTTACATATCCAAAAAGCAATTATGGCAATGACGATTGCTGGAATGAAAGTTAAAATTTAA
- a CDS encoding ornithine carbamoyltransferase, translating into MRSNKFYGRDWLSPEMDYTKEEWETLLHLAEELKTRFTLNEDTSHILKGKTLYTMFFNSSLRTRSTFAAGIQQLGGYHIDLEPAKTYTPARKGYEIPYKTERICDVAQVLSRTGDAIAIRMYGKASNWIYGFAHEALKEFAYYADIPIINMEDDVYHPCQALADMLTIKEKFGQFKGLKFVISWAYSGSTAKPFAVPQSLALAPSLLGMNVVLARPKGFELDSKVIKKCKEYAEMNNSTFEETDNMEDAFKGAQVVYPKSWGAFDYFAKVNENGKIVKHENLDGMKSLFEKNKDWICDEKRMKLIDKNGIYMHCLPADRDMEVTDAVIDGPQSVVYDEAENRLHAQKAIMALLMGGRL; encoded by the coding sequence GTGCGTTCAAATAAATTCTATGGAAGGGACTGGCTAAGTCCTGAAATGGACTATACAAAGGAAGAATGGGAAACTTTACTTCATCTTGCAGAAGAACTTAAAACTCGTTTTACTTTGAATGAAGATACATCACATATTTTAAAAGGTAAGACACTTTATACAATGTTTTTTAACAGTTCTCTAAGAACACGAAGCACTTTTGCTGCTGGAATTCAACAGCTTGGCGGTTATCATATAGACCTTGAACCGGCAAAAACTTATACACCTGCACGAAAAGGATATGAAATTCCATATAAAACCGAAAGAATTTGTGATGTCGCACAGGTTCTTAGTAGAACAGGTGACGCTATCGCAATAAGAATGTATGGAAAAGCCTCAAATTGGATTTATGGTTTTGCTCATGAAGCTTTAAAAGAATTTGCATATTATGCAGATATCCCTATTATAAATATGGAAGATGATGTTTATCACCCATGCCAGGCTCTTGCAGATATGCTTACAATAAAGGAAAAATTCGGTCAGTTCAAAGGACTGAAATTTGTGATAAGCTGGGCTTATTCAGGCTCAACTGCAAAACCTTTTGCAGTTCCGCAAAGCCTTGCTCTCGCTCCTTCGCTTTTGGGAATGAATGTTGTCTTAGCGCGTCCAAAAGGATTCGAACTCGACTCTAAAGTTATAAAAAAATGTAAAGAATATGCTGAAATGAACAATAGCACATTTGAAGAGACTGACAATATGGAGGATGCTTTCAAAGGAGCACAAGTGGTTTATCCTAAATCATGGGGTGCATTTGATTATTTTGCTAAAGTAAATGAAAATGGTAAAATTGTAAAACACGAAAATCTGGATGGCATGAAATCTCTTTTCGAAAAAAATAAAGACTGGATTTGTGATGAGAAAAGAATGAAATTAATTGATAAAAATGGTATTTATATGCACTGCTTACCAGCGGACCGCGATATGGAGGTTACAGATGCAGTTATAGATGGTCCTCAAAGTGTTGTGTATGATGAAGCTGAAAACCGCCTGCATGCACAAAAAGCTATAATGGCACTTCTTATGGGTGGTAGATTATAG
- the ygfK gene encoding putative selenate reductase subunit YgfK — protein MRPIPFKKLIQWIFEEYKQHKSIFGIPEVKFFSKNSKSHIKIFGENCEIPIGPAAGPHTQLSQNIIASYLSGARFFELKTVQIKDDLDIEKPCIEAEDEGYNTEWSTELTVSQAYQEYVKAWFLIHIIKKIFSLSKNKEKAFVFNMSVGYDLSGIKSPKIDSFIEGLKDAYKNEYFNKCKHTLKKELKIINYPQVPDNIDNYIDNISTNISNSITLSTMHGCPPEEQEAICKYLIEEKNLHTFVKLNPTLLGYNYVRNLFNEMGYSYIQLKKESFTNDLQYNDAIQMLKELKTFAIKHNREFGIKLSNTLPVINSPQKLPTDEMYMSGRTLFPLTINLAKKISEEFEGDIKISYAGGASHFNIKNIFATGIYPITLATNLLKPGGYLRLKQLAEDLEQSLLNYNANKIDNEKLKLIADSAIQNKDYFKNKKITDNHKINKQLPLFDCALTPCVENCPIHQDIPEYIKLINDKQYEQALKLILQKNPLPFITGYICDHKCQLNCTRNYYEDSLLIRDLRRIAAEKGFEKIIGKITPSKQKIESKVAIIGAGPTGLSAGYFLSKYGFDVTIFDKRKNPGGTVQYVIPDFRLPRKAIENDIEIIKMMGVKFQHGVKKVLSIKDLKEKGKYICLAIGSGKTEKLRINGNKKNIISVIEFLEQFNIDKAKIKLGENVAVIGGGNSAMDGARAATRVKSVKKVFILYRRTKEFMPANIEEFNNAIAEEVIFKELLNPVSFSNKILKCQKMKLGEKDNTGRKKPIPIENEFEEFKIDTAISAIGEVVDTKFLLENGIEFNKNRILVNEDTLETNLENVYIGGDALRGPSTVIEAIADGTKIANSILIKEGISPPKDEKSINIAGVDKRINDINIKKGYLQKSENGLETDNQIEKESQRCLECNLICNRCVEVCPNRANVAIKTKSSNFNNIYQIIHIDGMCNECGNCATFCPYENGKPYKDKLTLFWNEEDFINSKNNGFILKNSESLEFRIRLDNKIYDIKFNDEGEIISGIPAFNDELSDVIKIIWKVYKDYKYLL, from the coding sequence ATGCGACCAATCCCCTTTAAAAAATTAATTCAATGGATATTTGAAGAATACAAACAACATAAATCAATATTTGGAATACCTGAGGTAAAATTTTTCAGTAAGAATAGTAAAAGTCATATAAAAATATTTGGAGAGAATTGTGAGATTCCGATTGGACCAGCTGCTGGACCACACACTCAGTTATCACAAAATATCATTGCTTCTTATCTCTCCGGAGCAAGATTTTTTGAGTTAAAAACTGTTCAGATTAAAGATGATTTAGATATTGAAAAACCCTGTATAGAAGCAGAAGACGAAGGTTATAATACTGAGTGGTCAACTGAATTAACTGTTAGTCAGGCTTACCAAGAATATGTAAAAGCATGGTTTCTTATACATATTATCAAGAAAATATTCTCTTTATCAAAAAATAAGGAGAAAGCGTTTGTTTTCAATATGAGTGTTGGTTATGACCTATCTGGGATAAAAAGTCCAAAAATAGATAGTTTCATTGAAGGCTTGAAAGATGCTTACAAAAATGAATATTTTAATAAATGCAAACATACTTTAAAAAAAGAACTTAAGATAATAAATTACCCGCAAGTCCCTGATAATATTGATAATTATATTGATAATATATCTACAAATATTTCCAATTCAATAACTTTATCCACAATGCATGGCTGCCCTCCAGAAGAACAGGAAGCAATCTGCAAATATCTTATAGAAGAGAAAAACCTGCATACATTTGTTAAATTGAATCCAACACTTTTAGGTTATAATTATGTGAGAAATTTATTTAATGAAATGGGCTATTCCTACATTCAATTAAAAAAAGAATCATTCACAAATGACCTTCAGTATAATGATGCAATTCAAATGTTGAAAGAATTGAAAACTTTTGCAATTAAACATAATAGAGAGTTTGGAATAAAATTATCTAACACTCTTCCTGTAATAAATTCTCCGCAAAAACTTCCTACAGATGAAATGTACATGAGTGGGAGAACACTTTTCCCATTAACAATTAACTTAGCAAAGAAAATTTCAGAAGAATTTGAAGGCGATATAAAAATTTCTTATGCAGGTGGAGCTTCACATTTCAATATAAAAAATATTTTTGCAACTGGTATTTACCCTATTACTTTAGCAACAAATTTACTTAAACCAGGCGGCTACCTCAGGCTAAAACAATTGGCAGAAGATCTTGAGCAAAGTTTATTAAACTATAATGCCAATAAAATAGATAATGAAAAGCTAAAATTAATTGCAGACTCAGCTATACAGAATAAGGATTATTTCAAAAATAAGAAGATTACTGATAATCATAAAATAAATAAACAATTACCTTTATTTGATTGTGCCCTAACACCGTGTGTTGAAAATTGTCCTATTCATCAGGATATTCCTGAATATATAAAATTGATTAACGACAAGCAGTATGAACAAGCATTGAAATTAATTCTCCAGAAAAATCCCTTGCCGTTTATTACTGGCTATATCTGTGACCATAAATGCCAGTTGAATTGCACCCGTAACTATTATGAAGATTCTCTTCTAATTCGCGATCTTAGACGCATTGCAGCGGAAAAGGGATTTGAAAAAATTATTGGGAAGATCACTCCTTCCAAGCAGAAAATAGAATCAAAAGTTGCCATAATTGGAGCAGGACCTACAGGACTATCTGCAGGATATTTTCTATCAAAATATGGATTTGATGTTACAATTTTTGATAAAAGAAAAAATCCCGGCGGAACAGTTCAGTATGTTATACCAGATTTTAGACTTCCCAGGAAAGCGATTGAAAATGATATTGAAATTATCAAAATGATGGGAGTAAAATTTCAACATGGAGTAAAAAAAGTATTATCTATAAAGGATTTAAAAGAGAAAGGTAAGTATATCTGTTTAGCAATTGGCTCTGGCAAAACAGAAAAGTTAAGAATTAATGGTAATAAAAAAAATATTATTTCTGTTATTGAATTTTTAGAACAATTCAACATTGATAAGGCAAAAATCAAGCTTGGCGAAAATGTAGCAGTTATTGGTGGAGGAAATTCTGCAATGGACGGTGCAAGAGCCGCTACGAGAGTTAAAAGCGTTAAAAAAGTATTTATACTTTATAGAAGAACAAAGGAATTTATGCCAGCAAATATTGAAGAATTTAATAACGCAATTGCTGAAGAAGTTATATTCAAAGAACTTCTTAATCCTGTATCCTTTTCAAATAAAATACTTAAATGCCAAAAAATGAAACTTGGAGAAAAAGATAATACAGGTAGGAAGAAGCCTATTCCTATTGAAAACGAATTTGAGGAGTTTAAAATAGATACTGCTATTTCTGCAATCGGAGAAGTAGTTGATACAAAATTTTTATTAGAAAATGGAATTGAATTCAATAAAAATAGAATCCTTGTTAATGAGGATACATTGGAAACGAATCTTGAAAATGTATATATTGGAGGGGATGCATTGAGAGGTCCTTCAACTGTTATTGAAGCGATTGCTGATGGAACAAAGATTGCTAATTCTATTTTAATAAAGGAAGGAATATCTCCCCCAAAAGATGAGAAATCCATTAATATTGCAGGTGTTGATAAGAGAATTAATGATATTAATATTAAAAAAGGATATTTACAAAAAAGTGAAAACGGCTTAGAAACTGACAATCAAATTGAAAAAGAATCTCAAAGATGTCTTGAATGCAATCTTATTTGTAATAGATGTGTAGAAGTCTGTCCGAATCGTGCAAATGTTGCAATAAAAACTAAAAGTAGTAATTTTAATAATATATATCAAATCATCCATATTGACGGAATGTGTAATGAGTGTGGAAATTGTGCGACTTTTTGCCCTTATGAAAATGGTAAACCTTATAAAGATAAACTAACTCTTTTTTGGAATGAAGAAGATTTTATTAACAGTAAAAATAATGGATTTATTTTGAAAAATTCTGAATCGCTGGAGTTTAGAATAAGATTAGATAATAAAATTTATGATATAAAATTTAATGATGAAGGAGAAATTATATCTGGGATTCCGGCCTTTAACGATGAATTAAGTGATGTCATAAAAATTATCTGGAAAGTGTATAAAGATTATAAGTATTTACTTTAA